One stretch of Pedobacter riviphilus DNA includes these proteins:
- a CDS encoding glycosyl hydrolase, protein MKNTGNWPVIEKQMKPWTRWWWMGNAVDEQNLNVVLKKYADAGLGGVEITPIYGAKGFEKQYLQFLSPEWMNMLHYTVNKANTLGLGVDMNTGTGWPFGGPQIKPENAATKLITQQYTLKAGEKLTEAIKVKEAKQDFAQLQALTAYGTNGEVLDLLPKVQADGFLNWSPRNGSWDIYAAFAGKTRQMVKRAAPGGEGFTLDHLDKNAVDVYLKRFSDAFGGKPQGIRSFFNDSYEVYGATWTPTFFQEFKKNRGYDLATHIRELTSKDSTSEHIARLKSDYRETMDELLLHNFTQNWTNWAHHLNAVTKNQSHGSPGNLLDLYGAVDIPETETFGSSYFPIPGLRRDAADIRNVDPDPIMSKFASSAAHTGGKKLVSSETFTWLTEHFKTSFSQCKPEAEQLFLAGINHIFYHGTTNSPTNVPWPGWLFYASVEMNPNNSLWPQAQGLNNYIARCQSILQSGKPDNELLIYWPIYDVWNKAKGLDMALKVHDVDEWLHPTAFYKLSKELSKSGYSFDFASDRLLKQSTVNKTLISTNATAAPYQVLIVPQCEMINPETLDQMIKLASNGAKVIFQVLPQDVPGLNNLETRRAQLKASLAKLIFRDGVDGIKQFKIGAGLILLADDVQKALKAIAIHRETLTDTGLQFIRRKTNTGKYYYLVNHTAKDIDTELSLNESGQVLIMDPQSSNVGLAAVRDKKVRVQLKPGESLFLNVDQNGTAKTPWVYLNKAANSINLNQSWNLHFTEGGPELPDDQQLAKLVSWTTLSDPKLQAFSGTGVYTSSFNLSSKTAKEYVLNLNEVDESARVWINGQEVGILWSIPFQARVGKYLKAGHNTIKIEVVNLMSNRIRDMDIKKIQWRNYHEINFVNINYKDFDASSWNVMSSGLIGPVSITAFN, encoded by the coding sequence GTGAAAAATACAGGTAACTGGCCGGTTATCGAAAAGCAGATGAAACCCTGGACCCGCTGGTGGTGGATGGGAAATGCCGTAGACGAACAGAATTTGAACGTAGTTTTAAAAAAATACGCAGATGCCGGTCTTGGCGGTGTAGAAATTACACCAATTTATGGTGCTAAGGGTTTTGAAAAGCAATATTTACAGTTTTTATCGCCGGAATGGATGAATATGTTGCATTACACGGTAAATAAAGCGAATACTTTAGGCTTAGGGGTTGATATGAATACTGGTACTGGCTGGCCTTTTGGCGGGCCGCAGATTAAGCCTGAAAACGCGGCTACCAAACTGATTACCCAACAATATACCCTAAAAGCTGGCGAAAAGTTGACTGAAGCCATTAAAGTTAAAGAAGCCAAACAGGATTTCGCGCAATTACAGGCTTTAACCGCTTACGGTACGAATGGAGAGGTACTCGATCTGCTTCCAAAAGTTCAGGCTGATGGATTTTTAAATTGGTCTCCCCGCAATGGCAGCTGGGATATTTATGCTGCTTTTGCAGGTAAAACCAGGCAAATGGTTAAACGTGCAGCACCTGGCGGAGAAGGTTTTACTTTGGATCATCTCGATAAAAATGCAGTTGATGTTTACCTAAAGAGATTTTCGGATGCTTTTGGAGGCAAACCCCAGGGCATTCGGTCGTTTTTTAACGATAGTTATGAAGTGTATGGTGCCACATGGACACCTACTTTCTTTCAGGAATTTAAGAAAAACAGAGGCTACGATCTGGCAACGCATATTAGAGAATTAACCAGCAAAGATTCTACAAGCGAACATATAGCCCGTTTAAAATCCGATTATCGTGAAACCATGGATGAACTTTTGCTCCATAATTTTACGCAAAACTGGACCAATTGGGCGCACCATCTCAACGCTGTTACTAAAAACCAGTCGCATGGTTCGCCGGGCAATCTGCTCGATCTTTATGGCGCGGTAGATATTCCCGAAACGGAAACCTTTGGTTCGAGTTACTTCCCAATTCCAGGCCTTAGGCGCGATGCAGCGGATATCCGCAACGTAGATCCCGATCCGATAATGAGCAAATTTGCATCATCTGCAGCGCACACAGGCGGCAAAAAACTGGTGTCTTCCGAAACGTTTACCTGGCTAACCGAACATTTTAAAACTTCATTTTCGCAATGTAAACCAGAAGCAGAACAATTGTTCCTGGCAGGAATCAATCATATTTTTTATCATGGAACCACCAATTCGCCAACAAATGTGCCTTGGCCGGGATGGCTGTTTTATGCCTCGGTAGAAATGAACCCAAATAACAGTTTGTGGCCACAAGCACAAGGATTAAACAATTATATAGCCCGTTGTCAATCTATTCTTCAATCAGGAAAGCCAGACAACGAACTTTTGATCTATTGGCCAATATATGATGTGTGGAACAAGGCAAAAGGTTTGGATATGGCCTTAAAAGTGCATGATGTTGATGAGTGGCTGCACCCAACAGCCTTTTATAAACTATCAAAAGAACTTTCTAAATCGGGTTATTCTTTTGATTTTGCATCTGATCGACTGTTAAAGCAATCAACGGTTAACAAAACATTGATCAGTACCAACGCGACTGCTGCGCCATACCAGGTGTTAATTGTTCCGCAATGCGAAATGATCAATCCGGAGACGCTAGATCAAATGATAAAACTCGCCAGCAATGGAGCGAAAGTCATTTTTCAGGTATTACCTCAGGATGTTCCGGGTTTAAATAATCTCGAAACGCGCCGTGCACAGCTAAAAGCCAGCTTGGCTAAATTGATTTTTAGGGATGGCGTGGATGGTATTAAACAGTTTAAAATTGGAGCAGGGCTAATCTTGCTCGCTGACGATGTGCAGAAAGCATTAAAAGCAATTGCAATTCACAGAGAAACGTTAACCGATACTGGCCTTCAGTTCATCAGGAGAAAAACAAATACTGGCAAATATTATTATCTGGTAAACCATACTGCAAAAGATATTGATACCGAACTTTCTTTAAATGAAAGTGGGCAGGTTTTGATCATGGACCCGCAAAGCTCGAATGTAGGGTTAGCGGCAGTACGCGATAAAAAGGTCCGCGTTCAGCTTAAACCGGGAGAGAGTTTGTTTTTAAATGTTGATCAGAATGGAACAGCTAAAACGCCTTGGGTTTATTTAAACAAAGCAGCCAATTCGATTAATCTTAACCAATCCTGGAATTTACATTTTACCGAAGGCGGGCCTGAGCTTCCTGATGACCAGCAGTTAGCTAAACTAGTAAGCTGGACTACTTTGAGCGATCCTAAACTACAGGCCTTTTCTGGTACTGGCGTTTACACTTCGAGTTTTAATCTGAGTTCGAAAACAGCCAAAGAATATGTTTTAAACCTGAACGAGGTTGATGAAAGTGCGCGGGTGTGGATCAACGGTCAGGAAGTTGGCATTTTATGGAGTATCCCTTTTCAGGCCCGCGTTGGGAAATATTTAAAAGCAGGACATAATACAATAAAAATTGAAGTGGTTAATTTGATGTCGAACCGTATCCGTGATATGGACATCAAAAAAATCCAGTGGCGGAATTATCACGAAATCAATTTTGTAAATATTAACTATAAGGATTTTGATGCATCAAGCTGGAATGTAATGTCTTCGGGCTTAATCGGCCCGGTAAGCATTACAGCTTTTAACTAA
- the rhaM gene encoding L-rhamnose mutarotase → MKIAFKMKLKPGFETEYKKRHDEIWPELSTLLKENGISDYSIFLDKETNTLFAVQQQNGSSSQDLGSTQIVQKWWAYMADIMETNADNSPKTFPLEMVFHLD, encoded by the coding sequence ATGAAAATTGCATTTAAGATGAAACTTAAACCCGGTTTTGAAACTGAATATAAAAAGCGCCACGATGAGATCTGGCCAGAATTATCCACTTTATTAAAGGAAAATGGTATAAGTGATTATTCTATCTTTTTAGATAAAGAAACCAATACACTTTTTGCCGTGCAGCAACAAAACGGAAGTTCTTCTCAAGATTTAGGCAGCACCCAGATTGTCCAAAAATGGTGGGCATACATGGCCGATATTATGGAAACCAATGCCGATAATTCTCCAAAAACATTCCCTTTAGAAATGGTATTCCATTTAGATTAA
- a CDS encoding glycoside hydrolase family 31 protein: protein MMKKLLAFALSLIFMLAIARAQNIGDYKSGFKKTDNTISFLTTKGEVKLEFCTPEIFRFRSSWNGKFDANENLMVINYNWANVAVKVADKKDHFLLATSKLVVKLYKSPFRVDVFDARGKLLSSEVNGGVVKENTRVGVTKKLQADEHFFGFGERMDFMDRRFKKVTLNVGRGKGLPHAIGAYNILEANYCPVPFFMSTKGYGIFLHNSFATEWDMGASKKDHYSFKAADGELDYYFMYGPTFPAILDHYTSITGKSPMLPQFALGLHAGTYSGGTWGHEAQTSDHYVVELAKKYRALGIPVDLLWLDSTWRLFGENGGKGATSFEWRETFKNPKSMFDSIYALNYKMVGLHLRPRFDNAKKLNLLDQARAQGYTYPENGKPGEFVNFFDEKATQWWWDNGVMRVAKLGAKFLKTDEGSAFGSLANESEKVGPTGKDAERLHNLFPIAYAKAPFLEFEKFNGFRGLNQTREGYSGIQRYPYIFAGDWPSEWQYFAPVIKAGLNVGLSGVGSWAHCMGGFEHQADPELYIRWVQFGMFSPIALVFGMDHPGYKEPWKNGEDALRNFKKYDLLRYRLFPYMYTSMHQQYETGSPMMRALVFNHQDDENVYEIGDQYMFGDNLMVAPVTTKGAITRSVYLPAGTWFNYWTSKKYEGKSYHHVVAPLDTIPLFVKAGSIIPMQPEMVYSGEKPVDVITLDVFPYGESKYEMYEDDNLSSAYKTGNFALTKITSSLTAANLTLKVAKPTGSFKPTKHKYLAKIHWTGKVNPNVVSENGVKLSVLKTADQLAKTEGWFYDIKNKILWIKSAGDNSADLTIVVN from the coding sequence ATGATGAAGAAACTTTTAGCTTTTGCCTTATCCTTAATTTTTATGCTTGCCATTGCCAGGGCACAAAACATTGGCGATTATAAATCTGGTTTTAAGAAAACGGATAATACCATTTCATTTTTAACGACTAAAGGAGAGGTGAAATTAGAATTCTGTACACCAGAAATATTCAGGTTCAGAAGCAGTTGGAACGGGAAATTCGATGCCAACGAAAATCTGATGGTGATTAATTACAACTGGGCTAATGTAGCGGTTAAAGTTGCAGATAAAAAAGATCATTTCTTGCTTGCCACTTCAAAGTTGGTCGTTAAATTATACAAAAGCCCGTTCAGGGTTGATGTTTTTGATGCCAGAGGTAAATTACTGAGTAGCGAAGTAAATGGAGGGGTAGTTAAAGAAAATACACGGGTTGGGGTAACTAAAAAACTGCAGGCCGATGAGCATTTCTTTGGTTTTGGCGAGCGCATGGATTTTATGGATCGCCGCTTTAAAAAAGTAACGTTAAACGTTGGCCGTGGTAAAGGTTTGCCGCATGCCATTGGTGCCTACAATATATTGGAAGCCAATTATTGCCCCGTTCCGTTTTTTATGAGTACAAAAGGTTATGGTATTTTCTTGCATAATTCTTTTGCTACCGAATGGGATATGGGCGCTTCCAAAAAAGATCATTACAGTTTTAAAGCTGCTGATGGAGAATTGGATTATTATTTCATGTACGGACCAACTTTTCCGGCTATTTTAGATCATTATACCAGTATCACCGGCAAATCGCCGATGTTACCGCAGTTTGCTTTAGGCTTACATGCGGGTACATACAGTGGTGGTACATGGGGCCATGAGGCGCAAACTTCCGATCATTATGTAGTTGAGCTGGCAAAGAAGTACCGGGCATTAGGCATTCCGGTTGATCTGCTTTGGTTAGATTCTACCTGGCGCTTATTCGGCGAAAATGGGGGTAAAGGAGCAACTTCTTTCGAATGGAGGGAAACCTTTAAAAATCCAAAATCGATGTTCGATAGCATTTATGCCTTGAATTATAAAATGGTTGGATTACACCTTCGTCCACGGTTTGATAACGCCAAAAAATTAAACCTGTTAGATCAGGCCAGAGCGCAGGGTTACACTTATCCCGAAAATGGTAAACCCGGCGAATTTGTAAACTTTTTTGATGAAAAGGCTACGCAATGGTGGTGGGATAACGGTGTAATGCGGGTAGCAAAATTAGGCGCTAAATTTCTGAAAACCGATGAAGGAAGTGCTTTTGGTTCGCTGGCCAATGAGAGTGAAAAAGTTGGTCCAACCGGTAAAGATGCAGAACGTTTACATAATCTATTTCCCATCGCTTATGCCAAAGCACCGTTTTTGGAGTTCGAAAAGTTTAACGGTTTTAGGGGATTAAATCAAACCCGCGAAGGTTATTCGGGCATTCAACGTTATCCATATATTTTTGCTGGCGATTGGCCAAGCGAATGGCAATACTTTGCTCCGGTAATTAAAGCCGGCCTAAATGTTGGTCTTTCAGGCGTAGGTTCATGGGCACACTGTATGGGCGGTTTCGAACATCAGGCCGATCCGGAGCTGTATATCCGTTGGGTACAGTTTGGGATGTTCAGTCCGATTGCCCTTGTTTTTGGGATGGATCACCCCGGTTATAAAGAACCTTGGAAAAATGGTGAGGATGCTTTGCGTAATTTCAAAAAATACGATCTGTTGCGTTACCGTTTATTCCCTTATATGTATACTAGTATGCATCAACAATACGAAACAGGTTCGCCGATGATGAGGGCTTTGGTATTTAACCATCAGGATGATGAAAATGTGTACGAAATAGGCGATCAATATATGTTTGGCGATAATTTAATGGTTGCTCCGGTAACTACCAAAGGTGCCATTACCCGTTCGGTTTATCTGCCAGCAGGTACCTGGTTTAATTATTGGACAAGCAAAAAATACGAAGGTAAAAGTTATCACCATGTGGTGGCACCCTTGGATACCATTCCGCTGTTTGTTAAAGCGGGTAGCATCATTCCGATGCAACCTGAAATGGTGTACAGTGGTGAGAAACCAGTAGATGTAATTACTTTGGACGTTTTTCCTTATGGCGAATCAAAATATGAAATGTATGAAGATGATAACTTAAGCTCGGCATACAAAACTGGAAACTTTGCTTTAACTAAGATTACTTCATCATTAACAGCTGCCAATCTTACCCTGAAAGTGGCTAAACCAACAGGTAGTTTTAAACCAACTAAACATAAATACTTGGCTAAAATACATTGGACAGGAAAGGTAAATCCTAATGTCGTTTCAGAAAATGGGGTTAAATTAAGCGTTTTAAAGACAGCAGACCAATTGGCTAAAACTGAAGGTTGGTTTTATGATATAAAAAATAAGATACTCTGGATTAAGTCAGCTGGAGATAACAGTGCTGATTTGACTATTGTAGTGAATTGA
- a CDS encoding glycosyl hydrolase 115 family protein has translation MNFRNLAGLMVLMLLFLLPKQNMAQRAGIAVSEINSISSFPIVDGGKAASIYIDEKDAEVVEIAAEAFKDDIHLLTGITARIFKNNSTLSAYPIIIGTLGQSFYIDQLAREGKIDRSTLSGKWETFSVSVIENPTKGVKRALVIAGSDRRGTAYGVFQLSRMLGVSPLCWWADVKPATKKSLYIKAGKPLIESPSVKYRGIFINDEDWGIQPWAAKMMDTDVKDIGPKTYTKIFELLLRLKANYIWPGMHPSTKAFYYYADNPVLADKYAIVLGSSHCEPMLRNNVFEWAENFEHEYGKKPGEWRYDLNKNEIANYWTDRVKQAKNYESIYTVGMRGIHDGSMPGPKDKNAKVKLLEEIITDQRAILSKNITKPANSIPQIFCPYKEVLSLYQAGLKLPDDVTIVWADDNHGYIRQLSNPEEQKRSGGSGVYYHISYWGAPQDYLWLSSISPSLISYELTKAYQYKADRLWVINVGDIKPAEMETQFAMDLAWNVNQWKPENADNYAESWAAETFGAEFAKPIAEIKAIYYRLAQAAKPEHMANVNFTDAQAEERLAAYQKIYDQAKNLNDQMPARLKDAYFELILYPVEGAMLMNQKMLYAKKSLELAARGEESALTYSKKSKAAFEQIQLITKKYNEEIAGGKWNGMMSWKPRDLTVFKMPKVADSVATKPLGTVVKTENKIIVRAAKYAEKSVPKGLSLQTFKGLGLGGDGISLYPFTFKSIGETALQNAAFMVYDIDFKTQGEHQIEVKCLPTQGVNNGIKVRYAISVNNDQPQVINISPASENNTWKQNVLQGYASGITKHEVNKTGKSTVKIYMLDPGLVINQLEIQ, from the coding sequence ATGAATTTCAGAAATCTAGCTGGTTTAATGGTATTAATGTTGTTGTTCTTGTTGCCCAAACAAAATATGGCGCAAAGGGCAGGCATTGCTGTTTCTGAAATTAATAGTATTTCATCTTTCCCGATTGTGGATGGAGGAAAAGCGGCATCAATTTACATCGATGAAAAAGATGCTGAAGTTGTTGAGATTGCTGCCGAAGCGTTTAAAGATGATATCCATTTGTTAACAGGTATAACCGCTCGCATTTTTAAAAATAATTCTACTTTAAGTGCTTACCCAATCATTATTGGCACACTTGGACAATCGTTTTATATCGATCAATTGGCTAGGGAAGGGAAAATAGACCGCAGTACTTTATCTGGAAAATGGGAAACTTTTTCAGTTTCAGTAATCGAAAATCCTACTAAAGGCGTAAAAAGAGCATTGGTAATTGCCGGCAGCGATAGACGTGGGACTGCTTATGGCGTTTTCCAGCTGTCGCGGATGCTTGGCGTATCTCCGCTCTGTTGGTGGGCTGATGTGAAACCGGCAACAAAAAAATCGTTATACATTAAAGCTGGTAAACCTTTAATAGAATCACCATCGGTTAAATACCGGGGTATTTTTATCAACGACGAGGATTGGGGAATCCAACCCTGGGCTGCTAAAATGATGGATACTGATGTAAAAGATATCGGCCCGAAAACTTATACCAAAATATTCGAACTGCTGCTACGCTTAAAAGCCAACTACATCTGGCCGGGGATGCATCCTTCAACCAAAGCATTTTATTATTATGCCGATAATCCGGTATTGGCCGATAAATACGCCATTGTTTTAGGCTCTAGCCATTGTGAGCCCATGCTCAGGAATAATGTTTTCGAATGGGCCGAGAATTTTGAGCATGAATACGGTAAAAAACCTGGCGAATGGCGTTACGATCTGAATAAAAACGAAATTGCAAACTATTGGACCGACCGGGTAAAACAAGCAAAAAATTATGAATCGATTTATACTGTGGGGATGCGTGGTATCCACGATGGTAGCATGCCAGGACCAAAAGATAAAAATGCAAAAGTAAAGTTGTTAGAAGAAATCATAACTGATCAAAGGGCAATTTTAAGCAAGAACATTACTAAACCTGCAAACTCCATTCCGCAGATTTTTTGCCCTTACAAAGAAGTACTTTCATTATATCAGGCTGGCTTAAAACTACCTGATGATGTGACCATTGTTTGGGCTGACGATAATCACGGTTACATCCGTCAGCTTTCGAACCCTGAAGAGCAAAAACGCTCAGGTGGAAGTGGCGTGTATTATCACATCTCTTATTGGGGTGCCCCGCAAGATTACCTTTGGCTGTCTTCCATTTCTCCATCATTGATTTCTTATGAGTTAACTAAGGCATATCAGTACAAAGCCGATCGCCTTTGGGTCATAAATGTGGGCGATATTAAACCTGCAGAAATGGAAACGCAGTTTGCCATGGATTTGGCTTGGAATGTAAACCAGTGGAAACCCGAAAATGCGGATAATTATGCTGAAAGCTGGGCGGCTGAGACTTTCGGTGCTGAATTTGCAAAACCCATTGCCGAAATAAAAGCAATTTATTATCGCTTGGCGCAGGCCGCTAAGCCAGAGCATATGGCCAATGTTAATTTTACTGATGCCCAGGCCGAAGAACGTTTGGCTGCATACCAAAAGATTTATGATCAGGCTAAAAATTTAAATGATCAGATGCCAGCACGGTTAAAAGACGCTTATTTTGAATTAATTTTATATCCGGTTGAAGGTGCCATGCTGATGAACCAGAAGATGTTATATGCAAAGAAAAGTCTGGAATTAGCCGCAAGAGGAGAAGAATCGGCGTTAACTTATTCGAAAAAATCAAAAGCTGCTTTTGAGCAGATTCAGTTGATTACCAAAAAATACAATGAAGAAATTGCAGGTGGCAAGTGGAACGGAATGATGAGCTGGAAACCACGCGATTTAACCGTTTTTAAAATGCCAAAAGTGGCCGATTCTGTGGCCACGAAGCCCTTAGGTACAGTAGTGAAAACTGAAAATAAAATCATTGTTCGTGCGGCTAAATATGCCGAGAAGTCAGTGCCGAAGGGACTATCTTTACAAACCTTTAAAGGACTGGGTTTAGGTGGCGATGGCATTTCGCTTTATCCTTTTACTTTTAAATCAATTGGCGAAACGGCACTTCAAAATGCTGCTTTTATGGTTTATGATATTGATTTTAAAACCCAGGGCGAACACCAGATAGAAGTGAAATGCCTACCTACGCAAGGCGTTAATAATGGTATTAAAGTACGTTATGCCATTTCGGTAAATAATGATCAGCCACAGGTTATTAATATTTCTCCGGCTTCAGAAAATAATACCTGGAAACAAAATGTATTACAGGGTTACGCTTCGGGCATAACCAAACATGAGGTTAATAAAACAGGTAAATCGACTGTGAAAATTTATATGCTCGATCCGGGCTTGGTAATTAACCAGTTGGAAATACAATAA
- a CDS encoding glycoside hydrolase family 88/105 protein — protein sequence MKKFIFTSAILLSISVQLLMAQKIPNKKEVLKVLKLTNAYFMDKWPDAGKSIITNRERPSNIWTRAVYYEGLMNLYKIHPKKEYYDYAVQWGEKHNWGLRNGIVTKNADDQACGQTYIDLYLIDKQPERIKDIKASIDLVIKSGKVSDWTWIDAIQMGMPVFAKLGKLYNDTTYYNYMYKMYMHAKNTEGGGLYNAKDGLWWRDKDFVPPYKEPNGEDCYWARGNGWVVAALVRVLEIIPENEAHRNEYLKTYHEMIKALVPIQRADGFWNVSLHDATHFGGKETSGTALFVYGMAWGVNQGILDKATYLPIITKAWNVMTKDAVQKNGFIGFMQGTGKEPKDGQPVSYTSVPDFEDYGLGCFLLAGTEVYKLTK from the coding sequence ATGAAGAAATTTATATTTACCTCTGCTATACTACTAAGTATATCTGTCCAGCTACTTATGGCACAGAAAATCCCGAATAAAAAGGAGGTTTTAAAAGTATTAAAATTAACGAATGCTTATTTCATGGATAAATGGCCTGATGCGGGGAAATCAATCATAACCAATAGGGAGCGGCCGAGCAACATCTGGACAAGGGCCGTGTATTACGAAGGATTAATGAATCTTTATAAAATCCATCCTAAAAAAGAATATTACGATTATGCCGTTCAATGGGGCGAAAAGCATAACTGGGGCTTAAGAAATGGTATTGTTACAAAAAATGCAGACGATCAGGCCTGTGGGCAGACCTATATCGATCTTTACCTAATTGATAAACAACCCGAACGCATCAAAGATATTAAAGCCTCTATCGATCTGGTAATTAAATCGGGTAAGGTAAGCGATTGGACCTGGATTGATGCCATACAAATGGGTATGCCCGTTTTTGCCAAATTGGGTAAATTATACAATGATACTACTTATTACAATTACATGTACAAAATGTATATGCATGCTAAAAATACCGAGGGTGGTGGCTTGTACAATGCTAAAGATGGCCTTTGGTGGCGTGATAAAGATTTTGTTCCACCTTATAAAGAACCAAATGGTGAAGATTGTTATTGGGCCAGAGGAAACGGATGGGTGGTTGCCGCATTGGTGCGCGTATTGGAAATTATCCCTGAAAATGAAGCTCACCGCAATGAATATTTAAAAACCTACCACGAAATGATCAAAGCTTTGGTGCCAATCCAGCGTGCTGATGGTTTCTGGAACGTAAGTTTGCATGATGCTACACATTTTGGCGGAAAAGAAACTTCGGGTACTGCATTGTTTGTGTACGGCATGGCCTGGGGGGTAAATCAGGGTATTTTAGATAAGGCTACTTATCTGCCTATCATTACTAAAGCCTGGAATGTCATGACGAAAGATGCCGTTCAAAAAAATGGTTTTATCGGTTTTATGCAAGGAACAGGTAAGGAACCAAAAGACGGGCAGCCTGTAAGTTATACCAGTGTACCCGATTTTGAAGATTACGGTTTGGGTTGTTTCCTATTGGCCGGAACTGAGGTTTACAAGCTTACAAAATAA